From the genome of Mastacembelus armatus chromosome 5, fMasArm1.2, whole genome shotgun sequence:
TTCACCTATTGCAAAACTCGGCTCGTCCACAGTGAGCTGCTGGAGAAGGAGGTGAGACATGGATGGACAGAAAGTCACTGCCAGTAAATATTTCCTGCTGCTTCAGTGTTTGTGATGAATATAAAGTCTTCTAGAAACGCCCATTCAGACATgcatttgttgtttactgtagAGAAATTATTTGGCTTGACACCTGAGCTTTTTGTTTGCTCATGgattgattgtgtgtgtgtgtttcagtttgtggagaagaggagggaaaTGAAGGCGGACgggaggacagagaaagagctggaggagagcTACTGTTTCCTACTGACTGATACTGTTAAGGTGAGATTAACTCTTAACTATTCTCTAGTAGGACAAGAAGTGATGTTAAATTAACACAGTGCAATCTGTAGCTGAGCAGTGCcgttctgtttttgtatttttacaatgtCAAAATGGGGCCAAACTGTAGAGCTTGTTTTTATGCCATGATGACtgaaccttttttttctgtttgaaataGTGTGGTTGTAATGAGCATTTAGTAGTGGATATAGAATATTTTGATCAACTAATTTCAGCCATTGAACCTTATCCTTTAAGACTGATCTGGTATTTTTGCTGAATTATATCTGTTAGCTGCCACTCCTCTGTGAAAAGGGGCTGTTTGTGGGTCAGAGCCTGATCACAGTGCTGGGAAACCCCAGTAAAGGTAAGATGCTGATACATACACAGATAAtaacacattcattttgttttaccttttcCATCACTTTGTTGTTCATTCTGAGGGTTTTCTGGGTGTGGTCACAGAAATGTTACACACAGAACTAGTGCTTGGTAGAAAGAAAATTGTGTGTGATATAAACtttgttttcaattttcatttttttcttgtgcgTCTACAGGAGTGTATCTGTCCAGGTACTCAGACCTGCTTCATTTGAACCCCTTTACACCTGGAACCACTGGGGAAATCGTCATTTTTAAAGTCATGAAGGTGAAGCATCTATCCAGTCCTCAtcttcattatcattatcatcatcatcatcatcaatatcaatatcatcATCAATATCATCTATATCATCTTCACCACTATTGTTGCCTGTGTCAGCTGACCTGTCATTGGCAGGACACGTGATGTAGTTAGAGAAATCCTGAGCTGGTCCATAGGATCAGTGTCAGGCCAATCATGTTTGTGGATTTCACTGCATGTACAGCTGAAagataaatggaaaaatgacatttgatcACTAGTGAGTGTCAGATTTCTGAGATTGGCAAACTACGCGGAACTCTTTCTTTTCAATTAAAAGAACAACATAGATTATATTCATGTAGTAgcttctttattttctcctctgctgtctATTGTTTCCAGTGGATAGACTGACATCACAATGCCATCAGGCTGTtaacaataattaattaatgtcTTAAGGCTTTTGGTAGTGAAATGAATATGTTTTTGACAGCTCTATCTGTTTCTGGTTTCAGGGGAAAGTGAAGAGCATTTATGAAAACATGAAGAGCTTTTTAGATCCAACGCCTCGCTTCGACAGCCACATCTCCAAAAACGCCAGTAAGGTCACCTCACTGACCTCATACCGAGCCTTCGAACTcacacaggtgaacacacacacacacagacacaggcgaAACATCTGGGTAACTCTAGGCTCAGAGCGGTCTTATAATAATGAGAAATGTACGGGTTATAGTACCCTGGGACGTTGATACACTTGGAAATGATTTTCATGCATGTGCATCACCTATCTGTTTGACAGGAAAAATTACCGTTTGAATGATCAGCATAACGTTTTCTTAGTTATAAAGTTCGCCCTGAGGTCAAGCTGTGGTAGAGACAGCACTATTGTTTATTGCTAACTGAAATCAGCCTACAGATATAAATGTTTGCATCAGGAAGTTGAGATAGCAACCTGTTTAGGAACAGAGTGACAAGGCCACGTCATACGAGGCAGCAAAAAACGGCTTCAACATTTCGTTCTGTTTCGTTTCAGCAATATTTCTACGAGTATTCATTTGATGAACTGCGCCAGCGTCCTCGCCAGGTTTGTCCCTACGCTGTGGTGTCCTTCCAGTTTAAAGGAAAAGACTCTCCGCTCCCCAGCAAACCTCTGGCTCCCATCAGGTATGCTGATCAGGCAACTCTGAAATTTAACTGATGTATTTCAGGGAACCATCTtagctaaacaaaaacaatgaataatttcatttaaaaacactaaataagcTAATGCAGAGAACAGTGGTTGAAGCTGACTTCTTATAGGATAGTATTAGTCTGTTTGTAATTTTGGCCAATTATTTTCACGTTTTAATAATAGTTAATCAGTTAATCTGGCTGTTCATTTTTGGATTAAATCAggtgtttttaatatattgtaaaatacatatattataaaatattagtaaatgttgaaaaatgtCAGTCATAAGTGATGATATCAAAAACGCTGTTCACTTTACAATAATATGAAAAAGGAGGTGCCACCACCGAAGTATCTAAAACCAAGAGAATGTTTGACATTTGGTCAATGATGTTAgttatcaaaatagctgcctATCGATTTTCAGACAATCAACTggaatttcaatttttttttttttttttaaagaatttcaAAATATTAAGAAATCTGGTTATGGATGTCCTTGTAAAACATTTGGCAGTAAATAATGCAAGGAGTGATGCAATGCAAGGATTTGTTACAAATGAGCATAAACGTACAAAGTAATCAATATTGTTGGTGGTGCTCtaaatactgtacagtacagtactgtaaaGTTAGAGCTCAGTGATAATGTGACCTGACAGCTTCTCTCTCTGGTGTGTTTGATGGACAGGTTGAACAGTCAGTCAGCAGAGGGGAGTAAAGGTGAGCACTGATCCCTTTTTTCCTTCAAAAAGATAGTTCACTCTTCCATATTGGACATAGTAGGAAGTCCTCTTTTCCGTGAGTCTGATTCTGATGAGCTGcactctctgtgtctctctgacTCTCTGACTCTCTGTCTCGTTGTGTTTTACCCTCTCAGAGCATGCTCAGTTCACAGTGTGGTCTGGAGATCTGGTTAAAGGTGACCGGATTCTCTTCCAGATCTCCCTTcgctccttctctcctcccttcctGCCCTGCAGACTGTGAGTACTGAGCTAATTTCTGATTATTTTGGAAAAGTTTCACTACACCCCAAAAAAGTGCATGAGATATGTTGTAATCTGCAGTCTCACTACTAGACAATTCTAAATCTTTCACTTTTGCCcactgcatctttaaaaaaatgtttgctcaTACAATGTGTTTGCTGCCACAAAGGAAATAAATTCAAGtttacagaaaatgaattcaCCACATTGTTGCTGCAGAAATCAACAAAATGAGATCGAAAAAGAATTTGAGAAATGCAGCAGAAGctacaaaaatgtgtgtttacgTATTAAAGTACTTGACTTATATGAGAGGAGAAGCTTTCTATGATTAGGACATGTGTGAAAGGATTTCATATCAAGTCCTAAACTGCGAGGTGGTGGGCCCACAATCAGGATCATCCTATATTATATGGTGGTTACTTTAATACAGGGCAATGTTGAACAGGTACATCTTCAGATTTTAAGAAgctatgttttgtgtgtatctCCTTCAGACCAGAGAAGTTAGAAATTGGCTGTGTGATGCCGTTTGACCAGGTGACCAAGCTCATCCCCTCTGGCCTGTTCTCCTACAACCTGTACAACAGCAGCCAAGAAGGTAAAGTCATATTAACCTTCAGACTGAAGGGACATTACACAGATAGATGCTGCTGATGAAGATACAAAGTGCCATTATTTAGTGCAGATATCCTTTAGATTTGACCATTTTCATGAGGAAAATCTTGCAGCTGTAACTGAGTATTTCTGAAACTGCTCACATGAGGCCAACAGTCCTTTCATGAATGACTGTTCTTAAATGTATTGCTCTCTTTTTGTACTCTGTCCTAACTGTACTAACTACATTAATAGTGTCCAACTAAAAGAGAAGGTCAGtgggattttgtgtgtttttctgtgtatagtTGTGAAGAACGGTCATTGCTGCAGTCTCCTAGAGGTGATTGATAGAAGTCGATCAACAACCAGTGTGACAAGACTCCTGCAAGAACTGGAGATAAACAAAGTGGTGGGTTCTGCTTACATGAATTTCCCTaatatatctttattttatatatccTTCCATACATTTAAAAGGGAAATAGACAAACTGGTAAATGTCTCTTCTCTCTACAGGTTCTGGTGACTCCACTTACAGAGAGAGgatttctctttctgctctccAGTGTTCAGATGGCCTCGTCCTCTGGTATGACTGGTCTGCCGCTAAATTATATAGACGATAATCTGTCACGAGTCATGTGGTAGCGAGGGTACCAACCTTTGATGCCTTTTTAgcataatacactttttatCACTGCAGTTATTCCATTGTACCACATTGATATCACATTTTTGCCTTAGTAGTAACATTTATATGTGACTCACATTGGCTCGTTACAAATGGAAAAGCATGAAATAAGCAAGAAGAAAATTGATTGTAAAAACTGACACAGGAATATCAAGATTAAAATCGCACACCTAGTAAATTTATATCTGTATAAACTAGCATAACTAGAAAACTGgattttttgtttgaaataataGCACTGGTGGTGAGAACTGCTATGCTTCTCTATAGAGATGCCAATGAAGTGTTGAGAACAAAAATTTATCAAAAGTTTGGTGTTAATGCAATCTAATGCAAAACTCTTTTTGCCTGCAAACTACTGCACAATTCAAAAagtataaatgtgtttttgtattttcagagagaggagagagatggaagaGGTCTCTTCAGGCCTTGTTTGTCTTTCCTGACACCAGAGATGTGGCGAAATGCAGTGAGTAACAGAGGGACTGCTGGGGTGGCTGGGTCAatcatttaaagattttttttttttttaaattgtactttttcctctttctccctgtAGCATCAAGATGTGCCTCCTCTTCCCCTGATGCCTCTGAGTCATCGATGACTGGGGTGGAGTTTATGCCACGGCTGAGATCATTCGTTCCAGCGTTGCACCATGCCCTCATCAAGGCCCGCGCCAACCCGCCTGCTGAACTGTCTGCGGGTGTGGAACTTCAGGTGCGGGAATACCTCATCGGCTTGAACGAAGGCAAGGTACAGTATAATCAAAATCTCTTTAAACAGTGAgaattctctttttatttttcctattgGACTCTGACATTATCTTCATTTAATTTCCTGTTGCTGTTATCTGTGGGTGGAACATATTGCTGAGCCATAGCAGCTCTTCTCGAAGGCTTTATGCATAAGGTCCTCTCAGATTCACTCCATTTTAACTAAATGGATACAAATTTAGCTCAGTATGATCCGGTCATGTCTGCTGTGGGTCTCTATCCAGTACCCAGTGGACCTGAATGACCCTGagcaggaaagaggaagaaagagaattATTGATGTTTGGTGATAAGGTCCAGGACACAGTCAGCGTTCCAGTTCATCTAACAGGTGTTTGAGGGGCTGAGGTCATGGTTCTGTGCATGATGTTCAAGTTCTTCCATACCAGTCTGGGAAAATTGTATCTTTCTGGGTTTGGCTTTATGCATCAGTCATCATTGTTCTGCCCATCATTGAGTGTGCTTGAATTTTTGATGTTGAATTGTTCCCCACAAAAGTATGTGTCTTTGCTGTTAAGGTTCGACAATACCCCATAGGCGAGTATGACTCCAAACTGGATGAACGAGGAAAACTGTTTCCTGCTCCCAAACACCATCGGGTAAACATGGACAGCTACCTGCGCTCCTACCTGTACAACCCGGCCCTCTACCTGCTGTCAGTGGCCCGAGCCAGACAGCTGATGGAAGCACACTGTGGTAACGAGCCACAGGAGGTGAAGCCCAGGAATAGCTCTGGAGGCCACGGAGGGGCAACTGGGATGGAGGCGCTCAGCAATGCCAGAGACAGACAAACCAACACCCAGAAGGTAAAAGCTGGCATCTGGGTTACCTTCGATCAACATAACATTTGCTAGTATTACCTCAGGATGGTGTGAACAAGACTGTTGAAGTGCTCaagtttcctgtttttattatgCTAACATTTTAGTGCTTTGTGTGTTCTTTTGTTCAGATGCAAAATCTTGTAGACCTGATCCTAACCTgtaaaagaaatgcagaaaatgaggtgaagagggaggaagaagaaggagggcTAAGGACAccatggaggaagaggaggcaggaaCAGGTGACGGCTGAGAAGGCACTTAAATACCTGAAAGCATCGCAGGAACCTGGAAGATACAGCAAGATTCCAGGTGAGGAGACAAGAGTTGGCCAGCAGCTGAAAAAGGAATCTCTGAGAGTTTTAAAATGCAAGTAAAATGCTGTCAGACAGGTTCCCTGTATAAAACTAATGTCTCATCAAAGTCTCCAAGAATAAAAGAGTCTTTGCACCAAATGACTCAGTGCTGCATTGCACTGCAGTGTTTGCCACAACTAACAGGACTTTGACAAGGGCTAGCCTATAGTGTCCTCAGAGTAAGAGCTCTGGGATGGCCTTCATAACAGATTGGAATGAGTTCCAGGTTCGAGTGAGGAACAATCAGTTAATTGATTTGGGATGTACCCACAGAATGCAGTGTTTGAGATTATGGACTGACTAATCTTGTTAGCAAGTTGCTGCACTTGTGAAAAAATATCCTTCTTATGTGAGAGTGAAGGCCAAACCAGATAGTGATCATCTGTGAAAGATCCAAATATCCTGAGATTTGTTTTTAGCTCATGTTTGTGTAGTGGCCTTGATGACTCTTAAAGTAGTATTCAAGAAGTAGTCAAACCATGTGTTGTTTATTGACATGGTTTCTTCCTGCTTTTGGTTCCTAGTTGAAGTAAGGCAAGAGCCTGCCCCTCTTGGCTCTCTGGCAACTGTGATTGGCTCATTGGGTTTAAAGGATATTGACCTGAGGGACGATGGATCTGAACTAGCTGCCAGACTTCTCAGCCTGCTGACAGGTGAATAGACATTGAGTCTTCCTGTACTCCTATAGCATGTGTGGACCCTCTAACCtttcatttgtactttttattttctgctccgctgtttgttgttttatttcatttattaataaatGTCACTCTGTTCCTGACAGGCCTCAGTCAGGCTGCAAGTGCAACAACCAATCAGAATCTTTGTGAGTGGCAGGAGGAGGGGCAGAGAGACTCTTGTCCATTTGATAGGCTGGCTGCCAGGCTGGGCCTACCCACAAACTGTGACATTGACCTGAGGAAACAGGAGGAGTTAGAGGTAATTGTGACACCTGaagtaaatatttgtgtttgacaGAAAAGCTTCAGTTTCTTTTCCTCTAATCATTGTATGGGAGGACTTCAACTGACAGTACATAATAATGTCTGGGCGAAGAGTTTGAACTGTGGGAAATCaaagagacattttttaaatttattttctgacatttcacatTGAGAAAACAATATACAGGTGGATCCATAATGAAACCAATTGTTAGCTGCAGCCCTACTCAAATTAACAGCACTTTACTGAACTAGAGTGATTCAATGGCAGATGGTAAgctatcattttaaaaatatagtttgCAATCTTTTTTTATGACGTAAGCTTATTTTTTTATAAGCTTTTCATGGCTTCAGTAGACAATAGACTGATGAAAGGCAATAAAGGGAGAGAGATAACTAGATGACATTTAGCAGTCAGTTCATGGCTGGTGCTTTAACCCCAGACCCCAGTTCATAATGCAAAAGCTCAAATTGAGCAGCTGATGTTCAGAGGTTGTGGTTTTGTGTATGCAGGAGCAGACGGCAGGCAGCATCAGTAGTTTGGAAGGTTTCAGTCCCAGCTCCCACAGCGGGGAGATGAATCATGGAGCagcaggcagaggaggaggaatgggGAGGAGAACAGGAGGATTcgaagaggatgatgaagaaTGGGAGATCCCATGGGTTCTCATTCCAATAACAGGTGTGCCTAGAAAATGGAAAACTAAAACCACACACATCACTTTAAAATGAGCTGTATTTAGTAGGATTGGTATAACAGATGATAGATCATGTGTTTTAAGTAGGtgtaaataatttcatttcccTGTTTTGGTGGAACACTTAGTGCTGTTGTTGAAGACAAAGTTTCCATTTTACCCTAAAATGATGTTTGAAGCAGCTGAGTACTGTGCATAGTCTTCAGACTTAGAGCAACAAACATCAGATCAGAATGAAACGGTATGAGGAAAAGAATGGGGTTGTAAATAGTTTACTTGTTAAGTATGCAGATTATTTTGCTGCATTACTGCAGGCTGGCGATGCTGCTTATGAAGCAGCAGGTCAGGGTCACAGCAGTGACCAGAATAAAAGATGGAAGTAGAAATGAACTGTGAACTGTGTCTGCAGGTCTATGTTCAGAGCGGTACAcccagagagacagaaacatcccTCAGGACCCTCGTTTCCAGCACCTCACCACGGCAACAGGTGTCACCACAACAACCAAACCTCCCACGACGAGCCCCACCCCATCTCCTGAGCCCAGCTCTCCTCCCTCGCCCCTCCAGTGCCCATCCCCTGAGCCCAGCCCTCCTCCCTCACCTTCCCAATGCCCATCACCTGACCCCAGCCCTCCCCCTTCACCCTTCCAATGCCCGTCTCCAGAGTCCAGTCCCCCCCTGTCCCCAGGGCCCTGCCCTATCCCTGCCTCCTCTGAGTTCTCATCTTCACACACCGCTTGTCCCCCTTCTCCTTCCCAGTGCCCAGCCCCTCAGAACAGGTTTCCCCCTTCCCCCTACAGGTGCCAGTCCTCAAAGTCCAGCGAGCTCAGCTCACATATCAGGGAGCACGGTGGGGCTAATGAGGGCCAGTTTGCCCCCCCAGCCTTCAGTGAGTTTGCAGGTAATAACAATCAGCCTGAGTTTGTTATAGGGTCTACTCGGCTCATCTGTTTGAGATCTGTTTTAGATTGTAAGGCTACACACAGTTTTGACTCTGTTCACTTCTTTCTTTGGTGTGTATATTGGCCGTTTAAAGTTTCTACCTCTGAATTTGATAATGGGACCAAGCTTATTTCCTGTCGCTGTGTTTACCAAAACCAGTAGCAGGCACTGGTGGAAGTCTTCACTTCACCTAGTGAGCTCAGTATTTAGGTTAGGCTTCAGttcaaataataatatattaataaaatctGAATGTCACAGCAGTCAATGTTTTTATACAGTTACTTTTGTTCCCAGTGTAACATCatgtgtttcctgctgcaggGTTCAAGGACAGAAAAGAGACACCTCAGGGCAAAGACAAGCAGAGTGAAGAGCCATCTATTTCCACATCCATCCAGGCATCTATCCCTCCAGCCCCAGAGAGGAGGACAAGCCCCTCACCACGGCCTACTGAGCTAGGGAAGGTGGAGGCACAGGGGAAAACATGGGAAGTGAAGGAGGCAGACCTTTtggaggagggaaaagaaacTCATCCGGTTGATAATGTGCAAAAACGAGGGGTGGAAGCGGCCAAAGGCAAAAAGCACTTTGAGCAGCAAAAAGGGGAAGTGAAGGAACTGGTAGTTGGCTCTCCGATTCCTTCGTCTGTCTCCTCATCTTCTGCTCGTCCTCTCAGAGACATTGACAGCATTGTGGACAAACATCTCGGTGACTTCTCCTCAGAGATACAGctcctcctgcaggaggagagCATTCAGTACAGCTTGCCACAGTCCCCACACTCCACCTCAAATATAGAAACCACTGCACCTCCACACACCGTCCAAAACCCAACGATATCTCAGCTTTCACAGTATGTGTCTTTCTACAACCCCTGTCCCCCGGTGCAGGACTATGTTAGCTCACTACACGACAGCATTAACAGCATGCTAACAGAGTTTGACAGGTGGCCGAACCACAGTACTGACACCAGCCGGACTGATTCTGATACCACGTTGGCTAGCAAAGTTAGTGCTTTTGTGTCCAGCATTCGAGCAGCTAATGGTAAGGATGATGAGGTTTCTGCTAGCAGTGGAGACGACACAGCAGACGTCAGTGCTTCAGTCACTC
Proteins encoded in this window:
- the tasora gene encoding uncharacterized protein tasora isoform X1; the encoded protein is MDASLARREAARPKRVSTATAELGANVSLQDGELIEVIELQPPRKTGPGPVRLGAAGGRTDRRSSVPPLVHQRHMPMEPLKFHIPRKTKEKRALFQYVSTESREYEDMMTILTSSYIDSSSIGCFTYCKTRLVHSELLEKEFVEKRREMKADGRTEKELEESYCFLLTDTVKLPLLCEKGLFVGQSLITVLGNPSKGVYLSRYSDLLHLNPFTPGTTGEIVIFKVMKGKVKSIYENMKSFLDPTPRFDSHISKNASKVTSLTSYRAFELTQQYFYEYSFDELRQRPRQVCPYAVVSFQFKGKDSPLPSKPLAPIRLNSQSAEGSKEHAQFTVWSGDLVKGDRILFQISLRSFSPPFLPCRLPEKLEIGCVMPFDQVTKLIPSGLFSYNLYNSSQEVVKNGHCCSLLEVIDRSRSTTSVTRLLQELEINKVVLVTPLTERGFLFLLSSVQMASSSERGERWKRSLQALFVFPDTRDVAKCTSRCASSSPDASESSMTGVEFMPRLRSFVPALHHALIKARANPPAELSAGVELQVREYLIGLNEGKVRQYPIGEYDSKLDERGKLFPAPKHHRVNMDSYLRSYLYNPALYLLSVARARQLMEAHCGNEPQEVKPRNSSGGHGGATGMEALSNARDRQTNTQKMQNLVDLILTCKRNAENEVKREEEEGGLRTPWRKRRQEQVTAEKALKYLKASQEPGRYSKIPVEVRQEPAPLGSLATVIGSLGLKDIDLRDDGSELAARLLSLLTGLSQAASATTNQNLCEWQEEGQRDSCPFDRLAARLGLPTNCDIDLRKQEELEEQTAGSISSLEGFSPSSHSGEMNHGAAGRGGGMGRRTGGFEEDDEEWEIPWVLIPITGLCSERYTQRDRNIPQDPRFQHLTTATGVTTTTKPPTTSPTPSPEPSSPPSPLQCPSPEPSPPPSPSQCPSPDPSPPPSPFQCPSPESSPPLSPGPCPIPASSEFSSSHTACPPSPSQCPAPQNRFPPSPYRCQSSKSSELSSHIREHGGANEGQFAPPAFSEFAGFKDRKETPQGKDKQSEEPSISTSIQASIPPAPERRTSPSPRPTELGKVEAQGKTWEVKEADLLEEGKETHPVDNVQKRGVEAAKGKKHFEQQKGEVKELVVGSPIPSSVSSSSARPLRDIDSIVDKHLGDFSSEIQLLLQEESIQYSLPQSPHSTSNIETTAPPHTVQNPTISQLSQYVSFYNPCPPVQDYVSSLHDSINSMLTEFDRWPNHSTDTSRTDSDTTLASKVSAFVSSIRAANGKDDEVSASSGDDTADVSASVTQTPASSTANDVWRPDGTTQEPPDATNSPSPPTSHVTLSVPTSVSVPVYMPTSSAALHAALIESPQSQWKPHQNHMLETHRAVAHNVAQDSSTIRTAHRTTGVDFGDLAGSDCKLTLPGFSGVPKMLAQPSCSSEPVSSSAPVFAPSPDTGPTPPATALSSVISQLQPEVFNSLVEIIKDIKRNSLQFYLHSTELGDQVYEEVKEHLLKQGNVEQSPVDFLNQKNCDSRLLVIIKNKDIAGHIHKIPGLMSLKQHSSVVFVGIDTLDDIRNNSYNELFVSGGCIVSDELVLNPDFITHDRLAMLLMFLEEQSSLDSVWKWKVHCKTHKKLKEQARFRRDAANLLEVLSTYQKRQIVEFLPYHQCDMMNHQSPDLDCLIELQARYTQYRHTVFLTEDCERFTAYSMAGIIVAGIEEILYNFNSLVGYHDIKEKQPIMDDLLSPKGLCTQLSHGDSVPGSEHSPSIFPEHVHPLCSADHPQHLQQAGSSLRPLPHFSDQLVPDASCKDVAPQHSDRDYEVLRLAISHLRAERQAQQQQQLQLVDSQAECNISFLPNPVCTGSSQTSTPSVPGDPTQSVQLTPGGKAVAATLELIHSSLQPELGEEERREVRVEPPIEGRHVGGEPGGQRDGAPVNVVGLLGENQIPSSIDTLTPLSSENRTESSDQSNLTGEGKERADQQGDPAFHKASSSCPVEGDISRDVQSGQEQPAAGEQVPPGNSPPSSTTETNPGLLPGLQQQQLNEQLLPQSRFSQPSQQHRSARILHHPNLPRFHQPFASGPVLGPLTNLRRITSLLGPTPVWSGGLGPGGPALFWGFHQPGPGASLLGEYHNHAGQGNNRSRGGHRGGGFNGM
- the tasora gene encoding uncharacterized protein tasora isoform X2; translated protein: MDASLARREAARPKRVSTATAELGANVSLQDGELIEVIELQPPRKTGPGPVRLGAAGGRTDRRSSVPPLVHQRHMPMEPLKFHIPRKTKEKRALFQYVSTESREYEDMMTILTSSYIDSSSIGCFTYCKTRLVHSELLEKEFVEKRREMKADGRTEKELEESYCFLLTDTVKLPLLCEKGLFVGQSLITVLGNPSKGVYLSRYSDLLHLNPFTPGTTGEIVIFKVMKGKVKSIYENMKSFLDPTPRFDSHISKNASKVTSLTSYRAFELTQQYFYEYSFDELRQRPRQVCPYAVVSFQFKGKDSPLPSKPLAPIRLNSQSAEGSKEHAQFTVWSGDLVKGDRILFQISLRSFSPPFLPCRLPEKLEIGCVMPFDQVTKLIPSGLFSYNLYNSSQEVVKNGHCCSLLEVIDRSRSTTSVTRLLQELEINKVVLVTPLTERGFLFLLSSVQMASSSERGERWKRSLQALFVFPDTRDVAKCTSRCASSSPDASESSMTGVEFMPRLRSFVPALHHALIKARANPPAELSAGVELQVREYLIGLNEGKVRQYPIGEYDSKLDERGKLFPAPKHHRVNMDSYLRSYLYNPALYLLSVARARQLMEAHCGNEPQEVKPRNSSGGHGGATGMEALSNARDRQTNTQKMQNLVDLILTCKRNAENEVKREEEEGGLRTPWRKRRQEQVTAEKALKYLKASQEPGRYSKIPVEVRQEPAPLGSLATVIGSLGLKDIDLRDDGSELAARLLSLLTGLSQAASATTNQNLCEWQEEGQRDSCPFDRLAARLGLPTNCDIDLRKQEELEEQTAGSISSLEGFSPSSHSGEMNHGAAGRGGGMGRRTGGFEEDDEEWEIPWVLIPITGLCSERYTQRDRNIPQDPRFQHLTTATGVTTTTKPPTTSPTPSPEPSSPPSPLQCPSPEPSPPPSPSQCPSPDPSPPPSPFQCPSPESSPPLSPGPCPIPASSEFSSSHTACPPSPSQCPAPQNRFPPSPYRCQSSKSSELSSHIREHGGANEGQFAPPAFSEFAGFKDRKETPQGKDKQSEEPSISTSIQASIPPAPERRTSPSPRPTELGKVEAQGKTWEVKEADLLEEGKETHPVDNVQKRGVEAAKGKKHFEQQKGEVKELVVGSPIPSSVSSSSARPLRDIDSIVDKHLGDFSSEIQLLLQEESIQYSLPQSPHSTSNIETTAPPHTVQNPTISQLSQYVSFYNPCPPVQDYVSSLHDSINSMLTEFDRWPNHSTDTSRTDSDTTLASKVSAFVSSIRAANGKDDEVSASSGDDTADVSASVTQTPASSTANDVWRPDGTTQEPPDATNSPSPPTSHVTLSVPTSVSVPVYMPTSSAALHAALIESPQSQWKPHQNHMLETHRAVAHNVAQDSSTIRTAHRTTGVDFGDLAGSDCKLTLPGFSGVPKMLAQPSCSSEPVSSSAPVFAPSPDTGPTPPATALSSVISQLQPEVFNSLVEIIKDIKRNSLQFYLHSTELGDQVYEEVKEHLLKQGNVEQSPVDFLNQKNCDSRLLVIIKNKDIAGHIHKIPGLMSLKQHSSVVFVGIDTLDDIRNNSYNELFVSGGCIVSDELVLNPDFITHDRLAMLLMFLEEQSSLDSVWKWKVHCKTHKKLKEQARFRRDAANLLEVLSTYQKRQIVEFLPYHQCDMMNHQSPDLDCLIELQARYTQYRHTVFLTEDCERFTAYSMAGIIVAGIEEILYNFNSLVGYHDIKEKQPIMDDLLSPKEHVHPLCSADHPQHLQQAGSSLRPLPHFSDQLVPDASCKDVAPQHSDRDYEVLRLAISHLRAERQAQQQQQLQLVDSQAECNISFLPNPVCTGSSQTSTPSVPGDPTQSVQLTPGGKAVAATLELIHSSLQPELGEEERREVRVEPPIEGRHVGGEPGGQRDGAPVNVVGLLGENQIPSSIDTLTPLSSENRTESSDQSNLTGEGKERADQQGDPAFHKASSSCPVEGDISRDVQSGQEQPAAGEQVPPGNSPPSSTTETNPGLLPGLQQQQLNEQLLPQSRFSQPSQQHRSARILHHPNLPRFHQPFASGPVLGPLTNLRRITSLLGPTPVWSGGLGPGGPALFWGFHQPGPGASLLGEYHNHAGQGNNRSRGGHRGGGFNGM